In Kwoniella pini CBS 10737 chromosome 5, complete sequence, the following are encoded in one genomic region:
- a CDS encoding lipoyl synthase, mitochondrial encodes MLRLTTSATASASKIIAGPSFRRGLATAVSTPSESQEKPEPRRKRFGTLDDGLTFDDFVSGEELPSAGERVVLGNTTQPRLPSFLKHPIPTGASYSSIKKELRGLNLHTVCEEAKCPNIGECWGGGKGNATATIMLMGDTCTRGCRFCSVKTSRAPAPLDIHEPENTAEAISRWGLGYIVLTSVDRDDLFDGGAAHIASTISKIKQKAPKILVEALTPDFANKSVETIRTVASSGLDVFAHNVETVERCTPFVRDRRAGFDQSLRVLEQAKIGAKNAGKEILTKSSIMLGVGEREDEIHETLRRLRASDVDVVTFGQYMRPTKKHMKVDRYVQPEEFAKWKEVAEGMGFLYVASGPLVRSSYKAGEFFIENVLKKRRAAAAEQAAATLSTQPAETTPGAAVSGA; translated from the exons ATGCTTCGATTGACAACATCAGCTACAGCTTCAGCAAGTAAAATCATCGCTGGACCATCATTCCGACGTGGTCTTGCCACAGCTGTTTCAACTCCTTCAGAATCGCAAGAAAAACCTGAACCTCGCCGCAAACGATTCGGAACGCTTGACGATGGTCttacttttgatgatttcgtATCCGGTGAAGAATTGCCATCTGCAGGCGAACGAGTAGTCTTAGGTAATACCACTCA ACCCCGATTACCATCTTTCTTGAAGCATCCCATACCCACTGGAGCTTCATATAGTAGtatcaagaaagaattgAGAGGTTTAAATTTGCATACGGTATGTGAAGAGGCGAAATGCCCTAACATAGGAGAATGCTGGGGCGGTGGAAAAGGTAATGCAACGGCGACTATCATG CTTATGGGAGACACATGTACACGAGGGTGTCGATTCTGCTCGGTGAAAACATCGCGTGCACCAGCACCATTGGACATACATGAACCTGAAAACACAGCAGAAGCAATCAGTCGATGGGGTTTAGGTTATATTGTTTTGACCAGTGTAGATAGAGACG ATCTTTTTGATGGTGGTGCCGCTCATATCGCGTCCACAATATCCAAGATTAAGCAAAAAGCACCCAAAATACTAGTGGAAGCTTTAACACCTGATTTTGCGAACAAGTCGGTTGAAACAATACGTACAGTAGCTTCGTCGGGATTAGATGTATTCGCACACAACGTCGAGACTGTTGAGCGATGTACACCGTTCGTGCGAGACAGAAGAGCGGGATTTGATCAGAGTTTGAGAGTTTTAGAGCAAGCAAAGATTGGAGCGAAAAATGCTGGCAAGGAGATTTTAACCAAGAGTAGTATAATGTTAGGAGTCGGAGAGCGGGAAGATGAGATTCATGAGACATTGCGGA GGTTGAGAGCGTCTGACGTAGATGTTGTGACTTTTGGTCAATATATGAGACCTACAAAGAAACACATGAAGGTTGATCGATATGTTCAACCGGAAGAATTCGCTAAATGGAAGGAAGTTGCAGAGGGTATGGGATTCTTGTACGTAGCAAGTGGACCACTTGTTAGATCTAGTTACAAG GCTGGAGAATTCTTCATTGAGAATGTGCTCAAAAAGAGACGAGCAGCTGCAGCTGAACAAGCAGCAGCTACACTTTCTACGCAACCCGCCGAGACTACACCTGGTGCAGCAGTATCTGGCGCTTAA